In Saprospiraceae bacterium, a genomic segment contains:
- a CDS encoding SDR family NAD(P)-dependent oxidoreductase, whose amino-acid sequence MNKTVFITGATSGIGKATAELFAANQTGHLILCGRRRELLDALELQLSVWNNTRITKCCFDIRDFKDIENSLQLISELLPQVDILINNAGLAKGLEPIHKGHLEHWETMIDTNLKGLLYVTRLISPYMVEKGSGHIINICSTAGKEVYPKGNVYCATKFAVDALTKAMRQDLFPYNIRVSQVAPGHVENTEFALTRFDGDQERANIYQDFTPLNANDVADIIYFICSRPLHVNIQDILVMSSQQASATLVDRSGRK is encoded by the coding sequence ATGAATAAAACAGTATTCATAACGGGCGCCACATCAGGCATTGGAAAGGCCACCGCAGAATTATTTGCGGCAAATCAAACCGGGCATCTCATTTTGTGTGGACGGCGTAGAGAATTACTAGATGCCTTAGAACTGCAGTTATCTGTATGGAATAATACGCGTATTACAAAATGCTGTTTTGATATCCGTGATTTTAAGGACATTGAAAATTCTTTACAACTTATTTCTGAGCTGCTTCCACAAGTTGATATATTAATCAATAATGCGGGCCTTGCAAAGGGTCTTGAGCCAATTCATAAAGGCCATTTGGAACACTGGGAAACCATGATCGATACCAATCTTAAGGGATTGTTATATGTCACGAGATTGATTTCTCCTTACATGGTTGAAAAGGGTTCCGGGCATATTATAAATATCTGTTCTACAGCAGGAAAAGAAGTTTACCCTAAAGGAAATGTATATTGTGCTACTAAATTTGCTGTGGATGCACTGACCAAAGCCATGCGGCAAGACCTTTTCCCTTACAATATCAGAGTAAGTCAGGTTGCGCCGGGTCATGTTGAGAATACAGAGTTTGCATTAACGCGTTTCGACGGTGATCAGGAACGCGCAAATATTTATCAGGATTTTACACCATTGAATGCTAATGATGTTGCAGATATCATCTATTTTATTTGCTCGCGTCCTTTACATGTTAATATCCAGGACATTCTTGTGATGAGTTCACAACAGGCTTCGGCAACGCTTGTGGATCGTTCTGGAAGAAAGTAA
- a CDS encoding DUF1801 domain-containing protein gives MKFQNIHFHSLDAFFEYLPKDQKIITESLRDIVMSTLPDVKEKLSYNVPFYALHKRIAFIWPGAVPWGKTIKEGVELGFTLGYLLPENTYLNQGNRKQVFIKTIYSTADIREQLIRDLLLQSAELDQLLKFKS, from the coding sequence TTGAAATTTCAGAATATTCATTTTCATTCTCTGGATGCGTTTTTTGAATATTTACCAAAGGATCAAAAAATAATTACTGAATCACTTCGGGATATTGTTATGTCGACTTTGCCCGATGTAAAAGAAAAATTATCGTATAATGTTCCCTTTTATGCCCTGCATAAACGCATTGCATTTATCTGGCCCGGAGCTGTGCCCTGGGGAAAAACAATCAAAGAAGGCGTCGAGTTGGGTTTTACCCTGGGATACCTGTTACCGGAAAATACATATTTAAATCAGGGTAACAGAAAGCAAGTTTTTATCAAAACCATTTATTCAACTGCTGATATAAGAGAACAGTTGATTCGGGATTTACTCTTACAATCTGCAGAACTTGATCAATTGCTAAAATTTAAAAGTTGA
- a CDS encoding T9SS type A sorting domain-containing protein — protein sequence MKNISIIFLALTISSTLWFCSTKNEIVPVDISNIPPDDLYLLDKIGIPDEAFLRKVENEIIDFKKQQAFRNPHFAFPGKWSTQGPGNLGGRVNTIAVHPDNENIIFIGFSHGGAYRTLNGGAQWVPVFDQQSTLYVSDIVFDPQNPNILYIATGDHSGGFYCGQGAGVFKSTDLGNTWTYSGLKETRVISELAVNPKNPQIVYAASLGYSYGKNEHRGLYKSNDAGKNWTKVFYLNDSAGITDIAMHPTDPDVLYIASWNKLGTNNRSFVVGPDGQIFKTSDGGTNWIKLTNGLPSDSINGRIALALSESNPDILYARYVRTYSCNRSNSNHLYAIYKTENAGTSWKNLNAVSDSSGLACDVLGGFGWYFRTIAVNPKDADDLLVLGVDIFRSLDGGKNWFPAAPDWSGYEVHADKHDLVFLDNGDMLLGTDGGLYRYMAADDEWKDIEDIPTNQIYRVAYNPNIPDLYYGGLQDNGSTGGNQMNISEWERIFGGDGFQMEFKPGNPDIYYAEYQNGNIWQYYNGDWRSFTRGISGTRNWDFPYMISRHDHDKLLAGSTSVYVNYKDTAAHWVAISPNLVANGKYPARSNPSITSLDESPLDSNVIIAGTLNGNVWSTNEFLNNWKNISAGLPQGYITSVKCSYFDKTHFFVTLSGHRGDDFKSYVYKTINSGQTWTSIQGNLPDLPIYDILVYPSKSDSVLFIGNHIGVYASIDGGKDWKRVGDNMPFIEVFDLGINDAEQTLVAGTYGKSIMSFPLQSILKPIVDNKNEYVEFAFEVYPNPATQSIQLNYPQNFKKIISYQLINMFGKIVGIGTLDLQSNDKINIQQLENGIYFIRLKGISNPLTFLKI from the coding sequence ATGAAAAATATTTCCATTATTTTTTTGGCTTTGACTATTTCCTCAACTCTTTGGTTTTGTTCCACAAAAAATGAAATAGTTCCTGTAGATATTTCAAATATTCCTCCGGATGATTTATATCTATTGGACAAAATTGGCATTCCTGATGAAGCTTTCCTGCGAAAAGTAGAAAACGAAATTATTGATTTTAAAAAACAACAAGCCTTCAGAAATCCTCACTTTGCATTTCCGGGTAAATGGTCTACTCAAGGTCCAGGTAACTTGGGTGGAAGAGTAAATACCATTGCTGTGCATCCTGACAATGAAAATATTATTTTCATAGGATTCTCTCATGGCGGAGCGTACCGAACTTTAAATGGCGGAGCCCAATGGGTGCCAGTATTTGATCAGCAATCCACGCTGTATGTAAGTGATATCGTCTTTGATCCACAAAATCCTAACATCCTTTATATCGCAACCGGCGATCACAGTGGCGGATTTTACTGTGGTCAGGGGGCAGGTGTATTCAAAAGTACGGATCTAGGTAACACCTGGACCTATTCAGGCTTAAAAGAAACCCGTGTCATTTCCGAATTAGCTGTAAATCCAAAAAACCCTCAAATCGTTTATGCAGCGTCTTTGGGTTACAGTTACGGAAAAAACGAACATAGAGGTTTATACAAATCCAATGATGCAGGTAAAAATTGGACAAAAGTCTTTTATCTCAACGACTCAGCAGGTATTACTGATATTGCTATGCATCCAACGGATCCAGATGTTTTATATATCGCCAGCTGGAATAAATTAGGTACTAACAATCGTTCGTTTGTCGTCGGACCAGATGGCCAAATTTTTAAAACTTCTGATGGTGGCACCAATTGGATAAAACTTACAAACGGGCTACCCAGTGATAGCATAAATGGCCGTATCGCTCTTGCGCTTTCAGAAAGTAATCCAGATATACTCTACGCCAGATATGTTCGTACCTATTCGTGCAACAGATCAAATTCCAATCATTTGTACGCAATTTACAAAACTGAAAATGCCGGAACTTCATGGAAAAATTTAAATGCAGTTTCTGATAGTTCAGGTTTGGCATGTGATGTATTGGGCGGATTTGGTTGGTATTTCAGAACCATTGCGGTCAATCCAAAAGATGCAGATGACTTACTGGTATTGGGTGTTGATATATTCAGGTCTCTCGATGGTGGAAAAAATTGGTTTCCGGCGGCACCTGATTGGTCAGGTTATGAAGTGCATGCCGACAAACACGATCTTGTGTTTTTGGACAACGGCGATATGCTTTTAGGAACAGATGGAGGTTTGTATCGTTACATGGCTGCAGATGATGAGTGGAAAGATATAGAAGACATTCCTACTAATCAAATCTACCGAGTCGCGTATAATCCAAACATTCCAGATTTATATTACGGCGGATTACAGGATAACGGATCCACAGGTGGTAACCAAATGAACATCTCTGAATGGGAAAGAATATTTGGTGGAGATGGATTTCAAATGGAATTCAAACCCGGCAACCCGGATATCTATTATGCCGAATACCAAAATGGAAATATCTGGCAGTATTATAATGGCGACTGGAGGTCCTTTACAAGGGGCATTTCCGGAACCCGTAACTGGGATTTTCCGTATATGATCTCCAGACATGATCACGACAAATTATTAGCAGGATCAACATCTGTTTATGTGAACTATAAAGATACAGCTGCTCATTGGGTTGCCATCAGTCCGAATCTCGTAGCCAATGGAAAATATCCGGCGCGCTCAAATCCAAGCATCACAAGTCTGGATGAATCTCCTTTAGATTCAAATGTGATTATCGCCGGAACGCTTAATGGAAATGTTTGGTCCACAAATGAATTTCTAAACAATTGGAAAAATATTTCTGCAGGTCTTCCACAAGGCTATATAACATCCGTCAAATGTTCTTACTTTGATAAAACTCATTTCTTTGTTACACTCAGCGGACATAGAGGTGATGACTTTAAATCTTATGTTTATAAAACAATAAACAGCGGGCAAACCTGGACGAGTATCCAAGGCAATTTACCGGATCTGCCTATTTATGATATTTTAGTCTATCCTTCAAAAAGTGATTCTGTTTTATTTATTGGAAATCATATCGGTGTTTATGCAAGTATTGATGGAGGGAAAGATTGGAAGAGAGTAGGCGACAATATGCCATTTATTGAAGTTTTTGATTTAGGCATCAATGACGCAGAGCAAACTTTAGTAGCAGGTACTTATGGCAAATCCATTATGAGTTTTCCTTTGCAATCTATTTTAAAACCTATAGTCGATAATAAAAACGAATATGTTGAATTTGCATTTGAAGTCTATCCCAATCCTGCAACGCAAAGTATACAACTAAATTATCCTCAGAATTTTAAAAAAATAATAAGTTATCAACTCATCAATATGTTTGGAAAGATTGTAGGAATTGGAACATTGGATCTCCAATCTAATGATAAAATCAATATTCAACAATTGGAAAATGGGATTTATTTTATACGACTGAAAGGCATATCCAATCCTTTAACTTTTCTAAAGATTTAA
- a CDS encoding TlpA family protein disulfide reductase, which produces MQNHRFLFFISIITIAVYFSACVSIPNRYEGLAPGPWRGLLFINQHKELIVTEGRKKDVKRDVDFEEKSNFVAFNFEIGNAPDGKQIMTVINGAERMVFDEISLGRDIRTGDDTFYIKLSPYDACLKGIFEGDKMKGHWIVLDKSNYSMEFEAKYGQSHRYKKTNPAKVDATIFGHYQAKFGVDTEKPYDAIGEFEQTGDKLTGTFRTESGDFRFLEGQVVENELWLSTFDGSHAFLFHATITGDSLDGMFYSGIHYKTQWKAVKVKEGKLKHADSLSTAVSSEPFYFGFETPDGQIIDFRDEKFKNKLKLVQIMGSWCPNCLDEAVFLNEYFHNNPNDKVVVLGLSFERHPEKQKAMQRILDFKTKLKLAYDIALGGKANRDSASKVIPQISQLMAFPTLLFVDHHHKIVKVHTGFDGPATSKYQEYIRDFETNIRKFTEHE; this is translated from the coding sequence ATGCAAAATCACCGATTTCTTTTTTTTATTTCTATTATTACAATAGCTGTTTATTTTTCTGCTTGCGTTAGCATTCCAAACAGATATGAAGGATTAGCTCCTGGTCCTTGGAGAGGTTTGTTATTTATCAACCAACACAAGGAACTCATTGTAACGGAAGGAAGGAAAAAAGATGTAAAAAGAGACGTCGATTTTGAAGAAAAATCAAATTTCGTCGCTTTTAATTTTGAAATTGGAAATGCTCCGGACGGAAAACAAATCATGACGGTCATTAATGGAGCAGAACGAATGGTGTTTGATGAGATTAGCCTTGGACGCGATATTCGAACCGGAGATGATACTTTTTACATAAAATTAAGTCCATATGATGCATGTTTGAAAGGAATTTTTGAAGGTGACAAAATGAAAGGTCACTGGATCGTTTTGGATAAATCAAATTATTCGATGGAGTTTGAGGCAAAGTATGGGCAATCACATCGTTACAAGAAAACAAATCCGGCTAAAGTTGACGCAACGATTTTCGGCCATTATCAGGCAAAATTTGGAGTAGATACGGAGAAGCCGTATGATGCCATTGGTGAATTTGAGCAAACAGGAGATAAGCTCACGGGTACTTTTCGAACAGAATCTGGTGATTTTAGATTTCTTGAAGGGCAGGTTGTTGAAAATGAACTTTGGCTTTCTACATTTGATGGGTCTCACGCTTTTTTGTTTCATGCCACGATTACCGGAGATTCTCTTGATGGAATGTTTTATTCTGGTATCCATTATAAAACTCAGTGGAAGGCTGTAAAGGTAAAAGAAGGTAAATTGAAGCATGCGGATTCATTAAGTACTGCTGTTTCTTCTGAACCTTTTTATTTTGGTTTTGAAACTCCAGATGGTCAAATTATTGATTTCAGAGATGAAAAATTCAAAAACAAATTGAAACTCGTGCAAATTATGGGATCCTGGTGCCCCAACTGTCTGGATGAAGCAGTTTTCTTAAATGAGTATTTTCATAATAACCCCAATGACAAGGTGGTTGTGCTTGGATTGTCCTTTGAAAGACATCCGGAAAAACAAAAAGCGATGCAAAGAATCCTAGATTTTAAAACAAAATTAAAACTTGCTTATGATATTGCATTAGGCGGAAAGGCCAATAGAGATTCTGCATCCAAGGTCATTCCTCAAATATCACAGTTGATGGCCTTCCCCACCCTGCTTTTCGTAGATCATCATCATAAGATAGTTAAAGTTCATACCGGATTTGATGGTCCTGCCACTTCCAAATATCAAGAATATATTCGGGATTTCGAAACTAACATTCGTAAGTTTACCGAGCATGAATAA
- the lipB gene encoding lipoyl(octanoyl) transferase LipB codes for MDNQRNLTKKLQILDLGEQPYSNVWALQSELHQNLIAQKREDPAGLHFTSHALILCEHPHVFTLGKSGQQDHLLQPLDKMEEINAEFHMINRGGDITYHGPGQLVAYPILDLEKIFTDVHKYIRSLEEVVILVLKEYGIAADRISGLTGVWIDIHGTKPRKICAIGVHLSRWVSLHGLAFNVNTDLDYFKYIVPCGINVEEKPVTSLKKELGFPVSMEDVKSKFIQHFLNTFELYIT; via the coding sequence ATTGATAATCAAAGGAATTTAACCAAAAAATTACAGATACTGGACCTTGGGGAACAGCCTTATTCCAATGTATGGGCATTACAAAGTGAACTACACCAGAACCTTATTGCCCAAAAAAGGGAAGACCCGGCGGGGCTTCATTTTACTTCTCACGCTCTCATCTTATGTGAGCATCCCCATGTTTTTACATTGGGAAAATCAGGTCAACAAGACCATTTATTGCAACCCCTGGACAAAATGGAAGAAATCAATGCCGAATTTCATATGATCAACAGAGGCGGAGATATTACTTATCATGGACCCGGTCAACTCGTTGCTTATCCAATTCTTGACCTTGAGAAAATATTTACAGATGTCCATAAATACATCCGTTCCTTAGAGGAAGTTGTCATTCTCGTATTAAAAGAATACGGCATTGCTGCAGATAGAATTTCTGGGCTCACAGGTGTCTGGATAGATATTCATGGCACAAAACCGCGAAAAATCTGTGCCATTGGAGTCCACCTCAGCCGGTGGGTAAGCCTGCATGGTTTGGCTTTTAATGTAAACACAGATTTAGATTATTTTAAATACATCGTCCCTTGTGGTATTAATGTAGAAGAAAAACCCGTAACTTCTCTCAAAAAAGAATTGGGTTTTCCTGTTTCAATGGAGGACGTTAAATCAAAATTTATTCAACATTTTTTAAATACATTTGAACTTTATATCACATGA
- a CDS encoding acyl-CoA thioesterase has protein sequence MTTEISKKVSESFIEMNELVLPNDTNVLGNLMGGNLMRWMDIASGICASNHCDSHVVTVSVDHLTFQEPIKLGDVVNIKAYVTRAFHTSVEVYLEVFTRGVLQNKTRKSNQAFFTFVALDERTMRPKNIPHVIPETDAEKKLFDEAIVRREMRLVHSGRLKPSEATQSKDFLNA, from the coding sequence ATGACAACAGAAATTAGTAAAAAAGTATCTGAATCATTCATTGAAATGAATGAACTGGTATTGCCCAACGACACCAATGTTTTAGGCAATTTAATGGGTGGAAATCTCATGCGATGGATGGACATTGCTTCTGGTATTTGTGCCAGTAATCATTGCGATTCACATGTAGTTACGGTATCTGTAGATCATCTTACCTTTCAGGAGCCCATCAAATTGGGAGATGTAGTCAATATTAAAGCATATGTAACAAGAGCATTTCACACTTCAGTAGAAGTGTATCTAGAAGTCTTTACAAGGGGTGTGCTTCAGAATAAAACCCGGAAATCTAATCAGGCATTTTTCACCTTTGTAGCTTTGGATGAAAGGACCATGCGTCCCAAAAATATTCCGCACGTGATTCCTGAAACTGACGCTGAGAAAAAATTATTCGATGAAGCGATCGTGCGCAGAGAAATGCGATTGGTGCATAGTGGCAGATTAAAGCCATCAGAAGCAACGCAATCTAAAGATTTTTTAAACGCTTAA
- the mnmD gene encoding tRNA (5-methylaminomethyl-2-thiouridine)(34)-methyltransferase MnmD, protein MLSIFKTSDGSDTIYDEVNNYYYHSVHGAITESKHVFINYGLHTMASRLDNVRIFEMGFGTGLNAFLTYLYAVNHGSLNISYTAIEKWPLPDFLYESLNYPEILQTPDANEQFLSFHQCSWNQAKRFTENFILEKINGDLTIWDTQESFDLIYMDAFSPNDQAELWEEEVLLKFYRMLSHGGLLTTYCAKGDFKRSLKRIGFKVENVPGPMGKREMTLAYK, encoded by the coding sequence ATGTTAAGCATTTTTAAAACTTCTGATGGCTCTGACACTATTTACGATGAGGTGAACAATTATTATTACCATTCGGTGCATGGTGCCATTACAGAAAGCAAGCATGTCTTTATAAATTATGGCTTGCACACGATGGCTTCCAGACTGGACAACGTTCGCATTTTCGAGATGGGTTTTGGTACCGGATTAAATGCTTTCCTAACCTACTTATATGCTGTGAATCATGGAAGTTTAAACATTTCTTATACAGCGATCGAAAAATGGCCTCTTCCTGACTTTCTCTATGAATCGCTAAATTATCCTGAAATTTTACAAACGCCGGATGCTAATGAGCAGTTCTTATCATTCCATCAATGTTCCTGGAACCAGGCCAAGCGATTCACTGAGAATTTTATACTTGAAAAAATCAATGGAGATCTAACAATATGGGATACACAGGAATCCTTTGATTTAATTTATATGGATGCATTTTCTCCCAACGATCAGGCTGAACTATGGGAAGAAGAAGTGTTACTAAAATTTTACCGTATGCTCAGTCACGGCGGATTATTGACGACGTATTGTGCCAAGGGTGATTTCAAAAGAAGCCTCAAACGAATTGGCTTTAAGGTGGAAAATGTACCCGGTCCAATGGGCAAAAGAGAGATGACACTAGCTTATAAATAG